The Streptomyces sp. NBC_01244 genome contains a region encoding:
- a CDS encoding sigma-70 family RNA polymerase sigma factor yields MPESTYSPARSTEPDEEFLRALYALHGSVLLRFAARMLGGDWHRAEDVLQEAALRAWQHSAKLDATTEGLRPWLFHVVRNLVIDGYRERRARPTEDGEPDISHLPVADGVDHALTTQVVVDAMRDLAPFQREVLLHVYYLGHSVNQTARVLGVPPGTVKSRTHYAMRALRDGLSSRGLSTV; encoded by the coding sequence ATGCCCGAATCCACATATAGTCCTGCCCGCTCGACGGAACCCGACGAGGAGTTCCTGCGGGCACTGTACGCATTACACGGGTCCGTGCTGCTCCGCTTCGCGGCCCGGATGCTCGGCGGGGACTGGCACCGCGCCGAGGACGTCCTCCAGGAGGCCGCGCTCCGCGCCTGGCAGCACTCCGCCAAGCTCGATGCGACCACCGAGGGCCTGCGGCCCTGGCTCTTCCACGTCGTCCGCAACCTCGTCATAGACGGCTACCGCGAACGCAGGGCCCGGCCCACGGAGGACGGGGAGCCGGACATCTCACACCTGCCCGTGGCCGACGGGGTGGACCACGCGCTGACGACCCAGGTAGTGGTCGACGCGATGCGGGACCTGGCGCCCTTCCAGCGCGAGGTCCTCCTGCACGTCTACTACCTGGGCCACAGCGTCAACCAGACGGCGCGCGTCCTCGGCGTACCGCCCGGCACCGTCAAATCACGTACGCACTACGCGATGCGCGCCCTGCGCGACGGGCTCAGCAGCCGCGGCCTGAGCACCGTATGA
- a CDS encoding FtsK/SpoIIIE domain-containing protein, protein MPLIFTVVDDVGDAYDIRLEADPDTPIGVIAEAIAEAGGRPLPAPAFGLQMDGVRLPADLPLRDSPLRDAAVVGLGRAAEPAPAEPGGLVEVRTVGGRGSGAVHRLDMGDYRVGLSAEGLPQIVRGTPDHTYASLRVGPGGRCLLTAPQTGSGPLELDRVPLQDDQAWPVGGQLLVGGSLLELFTPEGPDAAVQRSEDGAGWDYNRPPRLRPPVPETKFTLPSPPTEPPKRPLPYIAAMLPLVMAVAGVFIFGRLYMLLFGLLSPVSLFANHWYNKRSGRQTYAELLSEYNEKKARIEADAQEALVAERTARRAGFPDPATVLLTAVGPRRRLWERRTSDTDFLELRVGTTDRASAVVLTDPTRDEHRRKVSWVALDVPVTVALREHKVLGISGEGPAARSLARWVTAQAAVLHSPKDLLLYVLTTGQGGGEDAWTWVRWLPHVRQHSGDVLATIGTDTETSARRVAELTALIAARTDARRDSRAVVREPDVLVVLDGARRLRSLPGVVQILRDGPAVGVHAVCLDAEERLLPEECQAVVVEERDGSLRVGLSGSATVPGVRPDVVSPDWCRSVARALGPVRDTGGADEESAVLPGAARLLDVLALDTPTPEQIAARWTTGGRTTSAVVGVSLDGPFALDLKRDGPHGLVAGTTGSGKSELLQTIVASLAVANRPDAMTFVLVDYKGGSAFKDCVSLPHTVGMVTDLDAHLVERALTSLSAELKRREHILADAGAKDIEDYIDLLRRDHGRAPMPRLLIVIDEFASMVRDLPDFVKGLVNIAQRGRSLGIHLILATQRPGGVVSPEIRANTNLRIALRVTDSSESQDVLTSPEAAGISKGTPGRAYVRLGQNSLVPFQAGRVGGRRPGTAAESAPAPWVVPLGWNQLGQPLPSRPGRTRQREEDAITDLADLVEAIRGANRDMDIPPQHSPWLPALPTVLVPEALPVVAPSASYDLPPVAYGLVDVPEDQAQRPLVLDFATLGHLHIVGSPRAGRSQTLRTIAGSAARAVSSADLHLYGIDCGNGALLTLESLPHCGAVVQRSQPERVARLLSRLTKEVTRRQELLAARGAADLPELRRALAPGQRPPHVLVLLDRWEVFEKTLGEYDGGALYDGVSALLRDGSSVGIHVVLAGDRSLFASRISSTTEDKLVLRLNEKSEYAMIGVNQRSVPDDIPSGRALRAADKCEVQIALLGEDASGQGQAAEVQRIAAACLERDAELPDAARPFRVDVLPDRLTYEQASAYRPGGQPGGQPGAMWAMAAVGGDQLVALGPDFTLTPTFLVAGPARSGRSTVLLTMALSLIDAGTPVVVGAPRRSPLRDLAGRPGVLAVFDGADIDPEALEDVLGSAPGGAVVILDDADLLLQTQAEDILNRIARTGAETKQGLIASGQLDRISSAYSGWSADMRRNRQGMLLSPQNVSDGDLIGAKIPRSRLGGGRVGRGMLHLGDGVLRTVQVPEAVLETWTAPAAPLESEPGDAPEPLAADDAAGAEG, encoded by the coding sequence GTGCCCCTGATCTTCACCGTCGTCGATGACGTGGGCGACGCCTACGACATCCGGCTCGAAGCCGACCCCGACACCCCGATCGGTGTGATCGCCGAGGCGATCGCCGAGGCGGGGGGCCGGCCGCTGCCTGCCCCGGCGTTCGGCCTGCAGATGGACGGCGTACGCCTGCCCGCCGACCTGCCGCTACGGGATTCCCCCCTGCGGGACGCGGCCGTCGTGGGTCTCGGCCGCGCGGCCGAGCCCGCACCCGCCGAACCCGGCGGACTGGTCGAGGTACGGACCGTCGGCGGGCGGGGCTCCGGAGCGGTGCACCGGCTCGACATGGGCGACTACCGGGTCGGGCTCTCCGCAGAAGGGCTCCCGCAGATCGTGCGGGGCACCCCGGACCACACCTACGCCTCCCTGCGCGTGGGGCCCGGCGGGCGCTGCCTGCTCACGGCCCCGCAGACCGGGTCCGGCCCGCTGGAGCTGGACCGGGTCCCGCTCCAGGACGATCAGGCCTGGCCGGTCGGCGGTCAGCTCCTGGTGGGCGGCAGCCTGCTCGAACTCTTCACTCCGGAGGGCCCCGACGCCGCCGTCCAGCGGTCCGAGGACGGCGCGGGCTGGGACTACAACCGGCCGCCCCGGCTACGGCCGCCGGTGCCCGAGACCAAGTTCACCCTGCCGAGCCCGCCCACGGAGCCGCCCAAGCGCCCGCTGCCGTACATCGCGGCGATGCTGCCGCTGGTGATGGCCGTGGCCGGCGTGTTCATCTTCGGCCGGCTGTACATGCTGCTGTTCGGCCTGCTGTCGCCGGTCTCGCTGTTCGCCAACCACTGGTACAACAAGCGCAGCGGCCGCCAGACGTACGCCGAGCTGCTGTCCGAGTACAACGAGAAGAAGGCCCGGATCGAGGCCGACGCCCAGGAGGCCCTGGTCGCCGAGCGCACCGCGCGTCGTGCCGGTTTCCCGGACCCGGCGACCGTGCTGCTGACCGCGGTGGGACCGCGGCGCCGGCTGTGGGAGCGCCGGACCTCCGACACCGACTTCCTGGAACTGCGGGTCGGCACCACCGACCGGGCCTCCGCCGTCGTACTGACCGACCCGACGCGGGACGAGCACCGGCGCAAGGTGTCGTGGGTGGCGCTCGACGTGCCCGTCACGGTGGCCCTGCGCGAGCACAAGGTGCTGGGCATCTCCGGCGAGGGCCCGGCCGCCCGCTCGCTGGCCCGCTGGGTCACGGCCCAGGCGGCCGTGCTGCACAGCCCGAAGGACCTGCTGCTGTACGTGCTCACCACCGGCCAGGGCGGCGGCGAGGACGCGTGGACCTGGGTCCGCTGGCTGCCGCACGTGCGTCAGCACTCCGGCGACGTACTGGCCACGATCGGCACCGACACGGAGACCTCCGCGCGTCGGGTGGCCGAGCTGACGGCGCTCATCGCAGCCCGTACGGACGCGCGCCGCGACTCCCGCGCCGTCGTCCGCGAGCCGGACGTGCTCGTCGTCCTGGACGGGGCGCGCCGGCTGCGGTCGCTGCCCGGGGTGGTGCAGATCCTGCGCGACGGGCCGGCCGTCGGGGTGCACGCCGTGTGCCTGGACGCCGAGGAGCGGCTGCTGCCCGAGGAGTGCCAGGCAGTCGTGGTCGAGGAGCGGGACGGCTCGCTGCGGGTGGGGCTGTCCGGCTCGGCCACCGTGCCGGGCGTGCGGCCCGATGTCGTCTCACCCGACTGGTGCCGGTCCGTCGCGCGGGCCCTGGGCCCGGTGCGGGACACCGGCGGGGCCGACGAGGAGAGCGCGGTACTACCCGGCGCCGCGCGGCTGCTCGACGTCCTCGCGCTGGACACGCCGACGCCGGAGCAGATCGCCGCCCGCTGGACGACGGGCGGGCGCACCACCTCGGCGGTCGTGGGCGTATCGCTCGACGGCCCGTTCGCGCTCGACCTCAAGCGGGACGGGCCGCACGGCCTGGTCGCCGGAACCACCGGGTCGGGCAAGTCCGAGCTGCTCCAGACCATCGTCGCCTCGCTCGCCGTCGCCAACCGCCCCGACGCGATGACCTTCGTGCTCGTCGACTACAAGGGCGGCTCCGCGTTCAAGGACTGCGTGTCACTGCCGCACACCGTGGGCATGGTGACCGACCTGGACGCCCACCTGGTGGAGCGGGCGCTGACCTCGCTGTCCGCCGAGCTCAAGCGCCGCGAGCACATCCTGGCCGATGCCGGCGCGAAGGACATCGAGGACTACATCGACCTGCTGCGGCGCGATCACGGCCGCGCGCCGATGCCCCGGCTGCTCATCGTGATCGACGAGTTCGCCTCGATGGTGCGTGACCTCCCCGACTTCGTGAAGGGCTTGGTCAACATCGCCCAGCGGGGCCGCTCCCTGGGCATCCACCTGATCCTGGCCACCCAGCGCCCCGGCGGCGTGGTCTCCCCCGAGATCCGCGCCAACACCAACCTGCGCATCGCCCTGCGCGTGACCGACAGCTCCGAGAGCCAGGACGTCCTGACCTCGCCGGAGGCGGCGGGCATCTCCAAGGGCACCCCGGGCCGGGCGTACGTCCGCCTCGGCCAGAACTCCCTCGTCCCCTTCCAGGCGGGCCGGGTAGGCGGCCGCAGGCCCGGCACCGCCGCCGAGTCGGCGCCCGCCCCCTGGGTGGTGCCCCTGGGCTGGAACCAGCTCGGTCAGCCGCTGCCCTCGCGTCCCGGCAGGACGCGGCAGCGGGAGGAGGACGCGATCACGGACCTCGCCGATCTCGTCGAGGCGATCCGGGGCGCGAACCGGGACATGGACATCCCGCCCCAGCACAGCCCGTGGCTGCCCGCGCTGCCGACCGTGCTGGTCCCCGAGGCCCTCCCAGTCGTGGCCCCGAGTGCTTCGTACGACCTTCCCCCGGTCGCGTACGGCCTGGTGGACGTGCCCGAGGACCAGGCGCAGCGGCCCCTGGTGCTGGACTTCGCCACCCTCGGGCACCTGCACATCGTGGGCTCCCCGCGGGCCGGCCGGTCCCAGACGCTGCGCACCATCGCCGGCAGCGCCGCCCGGGCCGTCTCCTCGGCCGATCTGCACCTGTACGGGATCGACTGCGGCAACGGCGCGCTGCTCACGCTGGAGTCGCTGCCGCACTGCGGGGCCGTGGTCCAGCGCAGCCAGCCCGAGCGGGTGGCGCGGCTGCTGTCCCGGCTGACGAAGGAGGTGACCCGCCGTCAGGAGCTACTCGCCGCGCGGGGCGCCGCCGACCTGCCGGAACTGCGCCGGGCGCTGGCGCCCGGCCAGCGGCCCCCGCACGTCCTCGTGCTGCTGGACCGCTGGGAGGTGTTCGAGAAGACCCTCGGGGAGTACGACGGCGGCGCCCTGTACGACGGGGTGTCGGCCCTGCTCCGGGACGGCTCCAGCGTGGGCATCCACGTGGTGCTCGCCGGGGACCGCTCGCTCTTCGCGTCCCGGATCAGCTCGACCACCGAGGACAAGCTCGTGCTGCGCCTCAACGAGAAGTCCGAGTACGCCATGATCGGCGTCAACCAGCGGTCGGTACCGGACGACATCCCGAGCGGCCGCGCGCTGCGGGCCGCCGACAAGTGCGAGGTCCAGATCGCCCTGCTCGGCGAGGACGCGAGCGGGCAGGGGCAGGCCGCGGAGGTCCAGCGGATCGCCGCCGCGTGCCTGGAGCGGGACGCCGAACTCCCCGATGCGGCACGCCCGTTCCGGGTGGACGTCCTGCCCGACCGGCTCACGTACGAGCAGGCCTCGGCCTACCGGCCGGGCGGGCAGCCGGGCGGTCAGCCGGGGGCGATGTGGGCGATGGCCGCCGTCGGTGGTGACCAACTCGTCGCATTGGGGCCGGACTTCACGCTGACGCCCACCTTCCTGGTGGCCGGACCGGCGCGCTCGGGCCGCAGCACCGTGCTGCTGACCATGGCCCTGTCACTCATCGACGCGGGCACGCCGGTCGTGGTCGGGGCCCCGCGCCGCTCGCCGCTGCGGGACCTGGCGGGCCGGCCGGGGGTGCTCGCCGTCTTCGACGGAGCCGACATCGATCCGGAGGCCCTGGAGGACGTCCTCGGCAGCGCCCCGGGCGGAGCCGTGGTGATCCTGGACGACGCTGACCTGCTGCTCCAGACCCAGGCCGAGGACATCCTCAACCGGATCGCGCGGACCGGGGCCGAGACCAAGCAGGGGCTGATCGCGTCGGGCCAGCTCGACCGGATCTCCTCCGCGTACTCGGGCTGGAGCGCGGACATGCGGCGCAACCGGCAGGGCATGCTGCTCAGTCCACAGAACGTCAGCGACGGCGACCTCATCGGCGCGAAGATCCCGCGCAGCAGGCTGGGCGGAGGCCGGGTCGGGCGGGGAATGCTGCACCTGGGCGACGGCGTGCTGCGCACGGTCCAGGTGCCGGAGGCGGTCCTGGAGACATGGACGGCACCGGCCGCGCCACTGGAGTCGGAGCCGGGTGACGCGCCCGAGCCACTGGCGGCGGACGACGCGGCCGGAGCCGAGGGCTGA